A window of Paraburkholderia sp. PGU19 genomic DNA:
GGCGTATCCGCGCGCTCGGCGTCACGGTGCTGCTCATCGAACACGACATGACGCTGGTGATGGGCGTCTCCGACCGGATCATCGTGATGGATCACGGCGTGATCATCGCCGAAGGGCCACCCGCGCAGATCCAGAGCGATACGCGCGTGATTGACGCGTATCTTGGCATCGCCGAAGAAGACGACGCGGCCGGCGATGTCGCCAGCGGGGAGAGGTCGCTGTGGAACTCCTAGAAATCCGCGATCTGCACGTGAGTTACGGGAACATCGAGGCGTTGCATGGTGTCTCGCTCGATGTCGGGGCGTGCGAGATAGTTGCGCTGCTCGGCGCCAATGGTGCAGGCAAGACCACGATGCTCAGGACCATCTCGGGTCTGATCCGGCCGCGCGCCGGACGGATCGAGCTCTCCGGGCGGCCGCTGACGGGGATGCATTCCCACCAGATCGTTGCGCTCGGCGTTGGACACGTGCCGGAGGGGCGACGCATCTTCGGCACGCTGACAGTCGAGGAGAATCTGCGCCTCGGCGGCTATCTGTTGCGGCGCGACTCTGTGGCGCTGGATCGCCGGATCGCCGCCCTCTATGAGACCTTCCCGCGGCTTGGCGAGCGACGCGGCCAGTACGCCGGAACGCTCAGCGGTGGTGAACAGCAGATGCTCGCCATTGGGCGCGCGCTGATGCTCAAGCCCAGGCTTGTGCTGCTGGACGAACCGTCGATGGGGCTCGCGCCGAAACTGGTGCGCGCGATCTTTGGCATGATCGCGGACGTCTGCACGGAAGGCACTTCGGTGCTTCTTGTCGAGCAGAACGTCAGACAGGCTCTTCGCATTGCGCACCGGGCTTATGTGCTGGAAGGCGGGAGTATGGCGCTGTCGGGTACGTCCCGGGATCTGGTCAACGACAGCCGTGTTCGAGCCGCGTATCTTGGAGGGAGTGCGTCATCGACGGGATTGCCATAACGGATGCCATGCAGATTTTTGCGCACACCGCCCGCTTTTTCAAGGAGCGACTTCATGTTGAACTACCCTGTCGCCTACCAATCGACAAAAGGTTCCGCGCTCGATGTCGACAAGGACTTCTATACACGCATCGCGACCGAACAGGATAGTCGCGAGCTGGTCGAATGGTTCTGTCAGGTTGACGAGGGTAGGTTACGTTCTTGGATCACGAGTAGTTATACTAATCATATAATTTTTGTCGAAATGTCAGAGACAGTCCTATCATACCATTTGGCGAGGCGTTCTTTGAGTATCGCGCGATGACATGCAGCGTTCATCCGGTGTCTGGGCAACGCGAAGTGCTGCCGGATTGGGCCGAAGCATGAGAGAAACGCCTGTGTGCGATGCACATCGCGAAAGCCGCACATCTGGCGTTCGCGCCTGCGGGTTGGCTGGTGGCTATTCTCGGCGCGGTTGTTCACGCGAGCAGCCGCCTTGACGAAGATGTGCTTTACCTGAGCGGGCTCTGGAATTTCAGCCTTCGCCGCCGGATAACTGCGCAGTTGATCGGTAACGATCTTGCGCGGCACCGGGATTGATCGCAGCACCCGCCGGAA
This region includes:
- a CDS encoding ABC transporter ATP-binding protein — translated: MELLEIRDLHVSYGNIEALHGVSLDVGACEIVALLGANGAGKTTMLRTISGLIRPRAGRIELSGRPLTGMHSHQIVALGVGHVPEGRRIFGTLTVEENLRLGGYLLRRDSVALDRRIAALYETFPRLGERRGQYAGTLSGGEQQMLAIGRALMLKPRLVLLDEPSMGLAPKLVRAIFGMIADVCTEGTSVLLVEQNVRQALRIAHRAYVLEGGSMALSGTSRDLVNDSRVRAAYLGGSASSTGLP